In the genome of Triticum urartu cultivar G1812 chromosome 5, Tu2.1, whole genome shotgun sequence, one region contains:
- the LOC125507518 gene encoding uncharacterized protein LOC125507518 isoform X2 codes for MLVDLVVMLVLLRLPALFEVVLFQSLKISWNSRKGDRLPKIHSSIEKRNGLGFESSTVPTLMKYLKLFMLSLMRNASGGWRCSKSTHKFASRHPRPSRPPRRLWAAQAEPSTVGASSHPALSPRRRRMTRPG; via the exons ATGCTAGTGGATCTGGTGGTGATGCTGGTGCTGCTGCGGCTTCCTGCTCTGTTTGAAGT TGTCCTTTTCCAATCTTTGAAGATAAGTTGGAATTCAAG GAAGGGTGATAGGCTTCCCAAAATTCATTCATCTATAGAAAAACGTAATGGCCTTGGGTTCGAGTCCTCCACCGTTCCGACTTTGATGAAGTACCTGAAGTTGTTTATGTTGTCCTTGATGAGGAATGCTTCAGGAGGATG GAGATGTTCCAAGAGTACCCACAAATTTGCATCAAGACACCCCCGTCCCTCCCGTCCCCCGCGTCGCCTCTGGGCGGCTCAGGCGGAGCCCAGCACCGTCGGCGCCTCCTCCCACCCCGCCCTCTCACCTCGCCGCCGCCGAATGACGCGGCCGGGCTAA
- the LOC125507518 gene encoding uncharacterized protein LOC125507518 isoform X1, with amino-acid sequence MLVDLVVMLVLLRLPALFEVSQCPFPIFEDKLEFKVENILWNATSYRKGDRLPKIHSSIEKRNGLGFESSTVPTLMKYLKLFMLSLMRNASGGWRCSKSTHKFASRHPRPSRPPRRLWAAQAEPSTVGASSHPALSPRRRRMTRPG; translated from the exons ATGCTAGTGGATCTGGTGGTGATGCTGGTGCTGCTGCGGCTTCCTGCTCTGTTTGAAGT GTCACAGTGTCCTTTTCCAATCTTTGAAGATAAGTTGGAATTCAAGGTAGAAAATATTTTGTGGAACGCCACTTCCTATAG GAAGGGTGATAGGCTTCCCAAAATTCATTCATCTATAGAAAAACGTAATGGCCTTGGGTTCGAGTCCTCCACCGTTCCGACTTTGATGAAGTACCTGAAGTTGTTTATGTTGTCCTTGATGAGGAATGCTTCAGGAGGATG GAGATGTTCCAAGAGTACCCACAAATTTGCATCAAGACACCCCCGTCCCTCCCGTCCCCCGCGTCGCCTCTGGGCGGCTCAGGCGGAGCCCAGCACCGTCGGCGCCTCCTCCCACCCCGCCCTCTCACCTCGCCGCCGCCGAATGACGCGGCCGGGCTAA
- the LOC125507518 gene encoding uncharacterized protein LOC125507518 isoform X3 — protein MLVDLVVMLVLLRLPALFEVSQCPFPIFEDKLEFKVENILWNATSYRKGDRLPKIHSSIEKRNGLGFESSTVPTLMKYLKLFMLSLMRNASGGWSSHKMQ, from the exons ATGCTAGTGGATCTGGTGGTGATGCTGGTGCTGCTGCGGCTTCCTGCTCTGTTTGAAGT GTCACAGTGTCCTTTTCCAATCTTTGAAGATAAGTTGGAATTCAAGGTAGAAAATATTTTGTGGAACGCCACTTCCTATAG GAAGGGTGATAGGCTTCCCAAAATTCATTCATCTATAGAAAAACGTAATGGCCTTGGGTTCGAGTCCTCCACCGTTCCGACTTTGATGAAGTACCTGAAGTTGTTTATGTTGTCCTTGATGAGGAATGCTTCAGGAGGATG GTCGTCACATAAGATGCAGTAG
- the LOC125507518 gene encoding uncharacterized protein LOC125507518 isoform X4, with translation MLVDLVVMLVLLRLPALFEVVLFQSLKISWNSRKGDRLPKIHSSIEKRNGLGFESSTVPTLMKYLKLFMLSLMRNASGGWSSHKMQ, from the exons ATGCTAGTGGATCTGGTGGTGATGCTGGTGCTGCTGCGGCTTCCTGCTCTGTTTGAAGT TGTCCTTTTCCAATCTTTGAAGATAAGTTGGAATTCAAG GAAGGGTGATAGGCTTCCCAAAATTCATTCATCTATAGAAAAACGTAATGGCCTTGGGTTCGAGTCCTCCACCGTTCCGACTTTGATGAAGTACCTGAAGTTGTTTATGTTGTCCTTGATGAGGAATGCTTCAGGAGGATG GTCGTCACATAAGATGCAGTAG